A part of Bremerella cremea genomic DNA contains:
- the tnpA gene encoding IS200/IS605 family transposase — protein MPQSFAGVYVHLIFSTKKRQRWIDAAWAPRLQEYLGGILRERKCELLAAGGVEDHIHLLISLSREITLAALVRDVKSISSHWVHQCIAESQEFAWQQGYSVFSVSQSALDDVKRYIAQQAEHHRQRSFRDELLMFLEKHGIPFDERYMWD, from the coding sequence ATGCCCCAATCATTCGCTGGCGTCTACGTCCATCTCATCTTCAGCACCAAGAAGCGTCAACGTTGGATCGATGCGGCTTGGGCCCCTCGACTGCAAGAGTACCTGGGTGGGATACTCCGCGAACGGAAGTGCGAACTTTTAGCCGCTGGGGGCGTCGAGGATCATATTCATTTGCTCATCTCCCTTTCTCGCGAGATCACGTTGGCCGCGCTGGTACGCGATGTGAAATCGATCTCAAGCCATTGGGTCCACCAGTGCATAGCCGAGTCGCAAGAGTTTGCCTGGCAACAAGGGTACTCCGTCTTTTCCGTCAGCCAATCGGCGCTGGACGACGTGAAACGTTACATCGCCCAACAGGCCGAGCATCATCGCCAGCGATCGTTTCGCGATGAGTTGTTGATGTTTCTAGAGAAACATGGGATCCCGTTTGATGAACGTTATATGTGGGATTGA
- a CDS encoding Sec-independent protein translocase subunit TatA/TatB — MLHELGTSPLIFGFLPGVGMQELAVIGVVAILLFGKNLPGVAKTFGKTYGDFKRGLSDIQSEFNNATRDVEGSINNGYSSKSTPAKLDDYDDFEEASAPKFEPPPQSSSEKSELS, encoded by the coding sequence ATGTTGCATGAACTAGGAACATCGCCGTTGATCTTTGGCTTTCTGCCGGGGGTCGGCATGCAAGAGCTGGCCGTCATCGGCGTGGTCGCCATCTTGCTGTTCGGCAAAAACCTGCCAGGCGTCGCCAAGACATTCGGGAAAACCTACGGCGACTTCAAACGGGGCTTGTCGGACATTCAAAGCGAATTCAACAACGCTACCCGCGACGTCGAAGGCTCGATCAACAACGGCTACAGCTCGAAAAGCACGCCAGCGAAGCTCGACGACTACGACGATTTCGAAGAAGCCTCGGCCCCCAAGTTCGAGCCCCCACCGCAATCTTCTTCTGAGAAGTCGGAGTTGAGCTAA
- the tatA gene encoding twin-arginine translocase TatA/TatE family subunit: MIGMNDLALFGFMGIGTQEMVIFLVILLLLFGSTKLPSLMRSMGQSVNEFKRGMNDKSDDGDHESESPKA; this comes from the coding sequence ATGATCGGTATGAACGATTTGGCACTGTTTGGTTTTATGGGCATCGGCACTCAGGAAATGGTTATTTTCCTGGTGATCTTGCTTCTGCTGTTCGGTTCGACAAAGCTTCCTAGCCTGATGCGCAGCATGGGGCAAAGCGTCAACGAATTCAAGCGTGGTATGAACGATAAGTCGGACGACGGCGATCACGAAAGCGAATCCCCCAAGGCATAG
- a CDS encoding prenyltransferase/squalene oxidase repeat-containing protein, translating into MLGADLALIADMSQVTSKIVWGILWGGLALITLSLLILMQTRWGQARPVSKCVILSIFAHLLLMTYAQVTSLFQPPIAHNSAPVNIRLSQVEFEENNQKHAPREVKPWDQLAMSPAPVEGMMKPLDRLDMPLPMLPGSALPEPELPNPAQRNWDMPQLTEPPLPTLETEPSITPTGPQPELELPPTPLEAKTIAPPAPTPQRNLVNNAPTPAAMPPLERIARDMPQITPPPLATAAQNEPSRDLHMLRGSHPQAEQADLLQGERDQLTASTNQLEAMSRGSATTSPTSAGQASGGPHMALDATLASLKGNKMQELWASRMAARNLPLPRATRTRMDAQPLPLIMQARVVEDPQDWVEMLGGSPEIEPAVNSALDWLAAQQEDDGRWNATRHGAGQENMVAGHDRQGAGNNADMGITGLALLAFLAKGHTHLEGKHRVTVQKALEYLVNHQAQDGSLSGQAGLYARMYCHAMALLAISEAYAMTKDERIRPFLDRGLAYTVTAQHPRMGGWRYHPGDRGDMSQFGWQVLALHSAALSGIEIDTTTRQLMTRFLDDSSAGGSKGLAAYRPGEKATPTMTAEALTCRFFLGIEDKPEQISEATDFLLLNQPSDGCVDLYYAYYGTLSMYQMQDEAWKKWADTLHPRLLSSQIKGGELAGSWNPDCHWGGYGGRIYSTAMATLSLEVYFRYLPIYRDVLPEEPHIAEKPVPSISIPR; encoded by the coding sequence ATGCTAGGGGCAGATCTCGCGCTAATAGCCGACATGAGTCAGGTGACCTCGAAGATTGTGTGGGGCATCTTATGGGGTGGCCTCGCCCTGATCACGCTGTCGCTGTTGATCCTCATGCAAACGCGCTGGGGGCAGGCTCGCCCGGTTTCGAAGTGCGTGATCCTCTCGATCTTCGCCCACTTATTGCTGATGACCTATGCCCAGGTCACCAGCTTGTTTCAACCACCGATCGCGCATAACTCGGCACCGGTGAACATTCGTTTGAGTCAGGTCGAGTTTGAAGAGAACAACCAAAAGCACGCCCCGCGCGAAGTCAAACCGTGGGATCAACTGGCCATGTCGCCAGCGCCGGTTGAAGGGATGATGAAACCGCTCGACCGGCTCGATATGCCGCTGCCGATGCTGCCCGGTTCGGCCCTGCCAGAGCCAGAACTGCCTAACCCCGCCCAGCGCAACTGGGACATGCCGCAGTTGACCGAGCCGCCGCTGCCGACGCTCGAAACGGAGCCTAGCATCACCCCAACCGGCCCTCAGCCGGAACTGGAGCTGCCTCCGACGCCGCTCGAAGCCAAAACGATCGCGCCGCCAGCACCGACGCCGCAGAGAAATTTGGTGAACAATGCCCCCACCCCAGCGGCCATGCCACCACTAGAGCGGATCGCGCGCGACATGCCGCAGATCACCCCGCCCCCGCTGGCCACCGCCGCCCAGAACGAGCCTTCGCGCGACTTGCACATGCTGCGTGGCTCGCACCCACAGGCCGAGCAAGCCGACTTGCTGCAAGGGGAACGTGATCAGTTGACCGCCTCGACCAATCAACTGGAAGCGATGTCGCGCGGCTCGGCCACCACTTCGCCCACCAGTGCCGGGCAAGCAAGTGGCGGCCCTCACATGGCACTCGATGCGACCTTGGCTTCGCTGAAAGGGAACAAAATGCAGGAACTGTGGGCCAGTCGGATGGCCGCCCGCAACTTGCCGCTTCCCCGTGCCACGCGAACTCGGATGGATGCGCAGCCACTGCCGCTGATTATGCAGGCCCGCGTGGTGGAAGATCCTCAGGACTGGGTCGAGATGCTGGGTGGTTCGCCCGAGATTGAACCAGCGGTGAACTCGGCCCTCGACTGGCTGGCAGCGCAGCAAGAAGACGATGGCCGCTGGAACGCTACGCGTCATGGTGCCGGGCAAGAGAACATGGTCGCCGGTCACGATCGCCAAGGCGCCGGCAACAACGCCGACATGGGAATTACCGGCCTGGCCTTGCTGGCGTTTTTGGCCAAAGGGCACACCCACTTAGAAGGCAAACACCGGGTGACCGTGCAAAAGGCGCTCGAGTACCTGGTGAACCACCAAGCCCAAGATGGCTCGCTTAGCGGACAAGCCGGGCTGTACGCACGGATGTACTGCCACGCGATGGCCTTGCTGGCGATTAGCGAAGCGTACGCGATGACCAAAGACGAACGGATTCGCCCGTTCTTGGACCGGGGCTTGGCTTACACCGTGACGGCCCAGCATCCACGGATGGGCGGTTGGCGGTATCACCCTGGCGACCGAGGAGACATGAGCCAGTTCGGCTGGCAGGTACTCGCCCTGCATAGCGCGGCCCTTTCAGGCATCGAGATCGACACGACCACCCGTCAACTGATGACCCGCTTTCTCGATGATTCGTCCGCCGGCGGAAGCAAAGGTCTGGCCGCTTATCGCCCCGGCGAGAAGGCGACCCCCACGATGACCGCCGAAGCGCTCACCTGTCGTTTTTTCCTGGGGATCGAAGACAAACCAGAACAGATCAGCGAAGCGACCGATTTTCTGCTGCTCAACCAGCCCAGCGACGGCTGCGTCGACCTTTACTATGCCTATTACGGCACGCTGTCGATGTACCAGATGCAAGACGAGGCCTGGAAAAAGTGGGCCGATACGCTCCACCCCCGGTTGCTTTCCTCCCAAATTAAGGGGGGTGAATTAGCCGGAAGCTGGAATCCAGACTGCCATTGGGGCGGCTACGGGGGGCGGATCTATTCGACGGCAATGGCGACGCTTTCGCTGGAAGTCTATTTTCGCTACTTGCCTATTTACCGCGATGTATTGCCGGAAGAGCCGCATATAGCGGAAAAACCGGTACCTTCGATCTCGATTCCCCGTTGA
- a CDS encoding ExbD/TolR family protein, producing MPLKTHHEDAPTLNLTPMIDILFLLIIFFMVGSKFTEIEKAVDLDVPQVSDMGALTAAPEKKVINIFRDGRVMLGTREVDLSDLQAELTASLAEYQDLGVLVRGDSDVPFQQVATVLTTVRQAGIAEMAISVRLTNERR from the coding sequence ATGCCGCTAAAAACGCATCACGAAGACGCTCCGACGCTCAATCTGACGCCGATGATCGACATTTTGTTCTTGTTGATCATCTTCTTCATGGTTGGCTCGAAGTTCACCGAAATAGAAAAGGCGGTCGATCTCGACGTGCCACAAGTTAGCGATATGGGAGCCCTGACCGCCGCCCCAGAAAAGAAGGTGATCAACATCTTCCGCGATGGCCGCGTCATGCTCGGTACTCGCGAAGTCGATCTTAGCGACCTGCAAGCCGAACTGACCGCTTCGTTGGCCGAATACCAAGACTTAGGCGTGTTGGTACGCGGCGATAGCGATGTTCCCTTTCAGCAAGTCGCCACCGTGCTGACAACCGTTCGTCAGGCCGGCATTGCCGAGATGGCTATCTCGGTACGTTTAACCAACGAGCGGAGGTAG
- a CDS encoding MotA/TolQ/ExbB proton channel family protein, with protein MIHNGVERIRASRLGRALLGSTLLLVMVGISIGEVQAQRPQIVEAVPTNAEPAPLPSMPAVAEGDPIPTKNLLQVFRDGGLLMYPIGLCSFILLVFVFERAISLRRGRVIPRPFVKRFIEQVKDGRIDQDQALALCEENQSPVAEVFAAAVKKWGRSCVEVEQAILDSGERVTSRLRQYLRLFNGISTISPLLGLLGTVLGMISAFNAIAANGEAASQRELLASGISQALLTTAAGLTVALPALIAYLFFSGRVDRLIIEIDAHSQEVVNAIASDGWKEKKKSPSRRTSSRTTAKAA; from the coding sequence ATGATTCACAATGGGGTAGAACGGATTCGAGCCTCACGTCTTGGCCGCGCGCTTCTGGGAAGCACGCTGCTATTGGTGATGGTTGGGATCTCGATAGGTGAAGTCCAAGCTCAACGCCCGCAAATCGTCGAGGCGGTCCCCACCAACGCCGAGCCGGCACCGCTGCCAAGCATGCCGGCCGTCGCCGAAGGGGATCCGATTCCGACCAAAAACCTGCTGCAGGTCTTTCGTGACGGCGGGTTGTTGATGTACCCGATCGGGCTTTGCTCGTTCATCTTGCTGGTGTTTGTCTTCGAGCGGGCCATCAGCCTCCGCCGAGGCCGCGTCATTCCGCGTCCGTTCGTCAAACGCTTCATCGAACAAGTCAAAGATGGTCGCATCGACCAAGACCAAGCCCTGGCCCTGTGCGAAGAGAATCAAAGCCCCGTGGCGGAAGTCTTTGCCGCAGCGGTTAAGAAATGGGGCCGCAGTTGCGTGGAAGTCGAACAAGCGATTCTCGACTCCGGCGAACGGGTGACTTCGCGACTGCGTCAGTACCTGCGGTTGTTCAACGGGATCAGCACCATTAGTCCTTTGCTGGGGCTGCTCGGCACGGTCCTAGGTATGATCAGCGCGTTCAATGCGATTGCAGCCAATGGCGAAGCGGCCAGTCAACGCGAGCTTTTAGCCAGCGGCATTAGCCAGGCCTTGCTAACGACGGCAGCCGGGCTGACGGTCGCCCTGCCGGCCCTGATTGCGTACCTTTTCTTCTCGGGACGGGTCGATCGATTAATCATCGAGATCGACGCCCATAGCCAGGAAGTGGTCAACGCGATCGCCTCGGACGGCTGGAAAGAAAAGAAGAAGTCCCCTTCACGTCGTACTTCGTCTCGCACCACCGCGAAAGCGGCCTAA
- a CDS encoding tetratricopeptide repeat protein: MKPLIEYRLLIIVLLLCGFQARTVLADRASEQYRVSSFHYSRGEWKAAIDAFDQFLADNPDHPQVGSVHFYRGECLLQLGRYDEALRAHTLFLSKAAGHPFTEHSEFRIAECYFLSNQKEAAANAFDLFLTKYPGSKLAPHAYPYLAEIAVEGKKWEDAILMYSKAVKAAASPNVVIESRLGLARAYSQLHLWKEAGLAYEQLLIDLKEQADTYPTGSIALEAGIAEYRGGNYRRGVSRFELAAQNQTDLAHQANFWIAKTYYQVRDWNNALARLNQLKTAQALPEFQDEIHYLIGKTYLEQGKSNEAVAMFREQLAAWPQSKWADEALYQLLTIALEKDDMPAATEAWSQLAKLPTASPLTVRAQLTLATTLQRHGSHSEALQVLSAEFPSVDVEADSSQRKIYLKAVSLFATQRADEARQLLLQEAGNRQGSYGGLSLLLLGMIQSQQQDWAAAAVSYDQSLALLESTEHRNIAQLRRTTALLHAEKLADAKQAWSQVDRNVIPADQYLNEVAQIANTAYRAGETAWAQQLYQQMATEGNPPQIVEQGLAGLAWCQLASSDATSASSALDDLLAKNPSSPLAVGALYQQAQQLETTDLDLALARYGQLIEHHPTDRLASHARLRSATILDRLDRDAEAEAILLKLTTDENSVLPTEDIWYRLAWVRLDQQKVAEALDAFEQIHQHFRESDLWEDSTYRLAEAALKAGDTDKARKYLKQLLENNVRAAETKSKVALFGRYMLGQVEIQADNWSEAIPLMDQVAAEAADEPLHSMAVFWSGEARFRLEQFTAARTKFEQLLTDNLGREQESLPVAEMRLAQIHAHEGDWDKAYEQAQAIERKYPNFQQAHELDYLLGRCLARQGEFQEARAAYMKVIQSPVAAGSETAAMAQWMVGETYFHQKNYDAAIRAYVKVATSPEDFPKWKAAALLQIGKCHEIQENWEKATQYYTEVKADHVDSPFAPEAETRLSVVRQRTQQAVREPTRK; the protein is encoded by the coding sequence ATGAAACCCCTTATCGAATATCGCCTACTGATTATCGTATTGCTGCTCTGCGGCTTCCAAGCTCGTACGGTCCTGGCTGATCGTGCGTCGGAGCAGTATCGTGTTTCGTCGTTCCATTATTCGCGTGGCGAATGGAAAGCGGCGATCGACGCGTTCGATCAGTTCTTGGCCGACAACCCTGATCATCCCCAAGTGGGATCGGTCCATTTTTACCGGGGCGAATGCCTGTTACAGCTGGGTCGTTACGACGAAGCGTTGCGAGCCCACACGCTGTTTCTCAGCAAAGCGGCCGGGCACCCTTTCACCGAACATTCCGAGTTCCGCATTGCCGAGTGCTACTTCCTGAGCAATCAGAAAGAAGCTGCCGCCAATGCGTTTGATCTGTTTCTGACCAAATATCCCGGCAGCAAGCTGGCCCCCCATGCCTATCCTTACCTGGCGGAAATCGCCGTCGAGGGAAAGAAGTGGGAAGATGCCATCCTGATGTACAGCAAAGCGGTCAAAGCGGCCGCCTCGCCGAATGTGGTGATCGAATCGCGGCTCGGCTTGGCTCGGGCTTACTCGCAGTTGCACCTCTGGAAAGAAGCGGGCCTCGCGTACGAACAGTTGCTGATCGACCTGAAAGAACAGGCCGACACCTATCCCACCGGCTCGATCGCCCTGGAAGCTGGCATCGCCGAATATCGCGGTGGCAACTATCGCCGCGGAGTCAGTCGATTTGAACTGGCCGCCCAGAATCAAACCGACCTGGCCCATCAAGCCAACTTCTGGATTGCGAAAACCTATTACCAGGTTCGCGATTGGAACAACGCACTTGCGCGGCTGAACCAATTAAAGACCGCCCAGGCGCTGCCAGAGTTCCAAGACGAAATTCACTATCTGATCGGCAAAACGTACCTCGAACAAGGCAAGTCGAACGAAGCGGTCGCCATGTTCCGCGAGCAGTTGGCAGCCTGGCCGCAGTCGAAATGGGCCGACGAAGCCCTGTATCAACTGTTGACGATCGCTTTGGAAAAAGACGACATGCCAGCGGCGACCGAAGCCTGGTCGCAGTTAGCGAAGCTGCCCACCGCAAGCCCTTTGACGGTGCGGGCTCAACTCACCTTGGCGACCACGCTACAGCGACACGGTAGCCACAGCGAAGCTTTGCAAGTTCTCTCGGCTGAGTTCCCGTCGGTTGACGTCGAGGCTGACAGTTCCCAACGAAAAATCTACCTGAAGGCGGTTTCGTTGTTCGCCACCCAGCGAGCCGACGAGGCCCGTCAATTACTGCTGCAAGAGGCAGGCAATCGCCAAGGAAGCTACGGCGGGCTGTCGCTTCTATTACTGGGAATGATTCAGAGCCAACAGCAAGATTGGGCTGCCGCAGCGGTCTCGTACGATCAATCGCTTGCCTTGCTGGAATCGACCGAGCATCGCAATATCGCTCAGCTCCGTCGTACCACCGCTTTGCTGCATGCCGAAAAGTTGGCCGATGCCAAGCAAGCTTGGAGCCAGGTTGATCGTAACGTGATTCCCGCCGATCAGTACCTGAACGAAGTGGCCCAGATCGCGAACACGGCCTATCGTGCCGGAGAAACCGCTTGGGCTCAACAGCTTTATCAACAGATGGCCACTGAAGGCAACCCGCCGCAAATCGTCGAGCAAGGCTTGGCTGGCTTGGCGTGGTGCCAATTGGCCTCGTCCGACGCCACCTCGGCATCCTCGGCGCTGGATGACCTGTTGGCGAAAAACCCCAGCAGCCCATTGGCCGTGGGGGCTTTGTATCAGCAAGCTCAGCAGTTGGAAACGACCGACCTCGACTTGGCGTTGGCCCGCTACGGTCAGCTGATCGAGCACCACCCAACCGACCGCCTGGCCTCGCATGCTCGGCTGCGAAGTGCGACGATTCTCGATCGCCTTGACCGAGACGCCGAAGCAGAAGCGATCTTGCTGAAGCTAACCACCGACGAAAATTCGGTGCTGCCAACCGAAGACATCTGGTATCGCCTGGCCTGGGTTCGACTCGACCAACAGAAGGTCGCCGAGGCGCTCGATGCCTTCGAGCAAATCCACCAGCATTTCCGCGAAAGCGACCTGTGGGAAGACTCGACCTACCGCTTGGCTGAAGCCGCTTTGAAAGCCGGCGACACCGACAAAGCCCGCAAGTACCTCAAGCAGTTACTGGAAAACAACGTCCGCGCTGCCGAGACGAAATCGAAGGTCGCGTTGTTTGGCCGCTATATGCTGGGCCAAGTCGAGATCCAAGCAGACAACTGGAGCGAAGCCATCCCGCTGATGGATCAAGTGGCCGCAGAAGCCGCAGACGAACCACTGCACAGCATGGCCGTTTTCTGGAGCGGCGAAGCTCGTTTCCGTTTAGAGCAATTCACCGCTGCCCGTACCAAGTTCGAGCAACTGCTAACCGACAACCTGGGACGCGAGCAGGAAAGCTTGCCGGTAGCCGAGATGCGGCTCGCTCAGATTCATGCCCACGAAGGAGATTGGGACAAAGCGTACGAACAAGCCCAGGCCATCGAACGCAAGTATCCCAACTTCCAGCAAGCCCACGAACTCGACTACTTGCTCGGCCGCTGCTTGGCTCGCCAAGGGGAATTTCAAGAGGCCCGTGCGGCCTATATGAAGGTGATTCAATCGCCGGTTGCTGCCGGCAGCGAAACGGCGGCGATGGCACAGTGGATGGTGGGCGAGACCTACTTCCATCAAAAGAATTACGACGCGGCCATCCGAGCTTACGTGAAGGTCGCGACCTCGCCGGAAGATTTCCCCAAGTGGAAAGCGGCGGCGCTGTTGCAAATTGGGAAGTGCCACGAGATTCAAGAGAACTGGGAGAAAGCGACCCAGTACTATACCGAGGTCAAAGCCGATCATGTCGATTCGCCCTTTGCCCCAGAGGCGGAAACGCGGCTGAGTGTTGTTCGTCAGCGAACCCAGCAGGCAGTACGAGAACCGACAAGGAAATAA
- a CDS encoding RNA polymerase sigma factor, whose protein sequence is MVSDFPETRDSLLVLVQDPANREAWDRFVAVYQPVIFRIALARGLQHADALDLVQQVLIAVAGSVERWERKDASSKFSHWLSRITKNAIINALSRRPHDRAVGGSAGELQLNQLKVIDETCSLVDYELRRELYLRSAEIVKADFRHETWEAFQHTVIDGMSPEEAAQQMGKSVGAIYTARSRVMFRMKEVVRQLQEQLS, encoded by the coding sequence ATGGTCAGCGATTTCCCAGAAACTCGAGACAGCCTGCTGGTACTGGTCCAAGATCCCGCCAATCGCGAGGCTTGGGACCGATTTGTGGCCGTTTATCAGCCGGTCATCTTTCGAATTGCTTTGGCTCGTGGGCTGCAGCATGCCGACGCGTTAGACCTCGTTCAGCAGGTTTTGATCGCGGTGGCTGGTTCGGTCGAGCGCTGGGAACGCAAAGATGCCTCGTCGAAGTTTAGCCATTGGCTGAGCCGGATTACCAAGAACGCCATCATCAACGCTTTGTCGCGGCGTCCGCACGACCGAGCCGTAGGGGGCTCGGCGGGCGAGTTGCAGTTGAACCAATTGAAAGTGATTGACGAAACCTGTTCGCTGGTCGACTACGAACTGCGACGCGAGCTTTATCTGCGTTCCGCCGAGATCGTGAAGGCCGACTTTCGCCACGAAACGTGGGAGGCATTTCAGCATACCGTCATCGACGGCATGAGCCCCGAAGAGGCGGCCCAGCAGATGGGCAAATCGGTGGGGGCCATTTACACGGCCCGCAGCCGGGTCATGTTTCGCATGAAGGAAGTCGTTCGCCAGCTTCAGGAGCAGTTGTCATGA
- a CDS encoding serine/threonine-protein kinase: MNSQENACCSHEKLYALVSGKLVAQEEQVIETHLDACTACQRKLEQAAADADSWSEASAFLQDDPWRSSFVGDPPDATSPNALPIQQTLELLGPTDDPGMLGRIGVYEISGVIGSGGMGVVLKGVDRSLDRTVAIKVLSPHLASTAAARKRFEREAKAAAAVIHPNVIAIHAVSVDSPLPYLVMPYVRGATLQKRIDNEGSLPLVDVLRIGRQIAEGLAAAHDQGLVHRDIKPSNILLEDGIERVTITDFGLARAVDDASITRTNIIAGTPQFMSPEQARGEYVDHRSDLFSLGSVLYTVCAGRPPFRAETTFGVLRKITDQPPRPLREINPEVPPWLACLIDRLLHKTSSGRYGSAHHVAELLQQCLAHATTPNAPLPRELRSTWRLSRRAIGGLVATVMLGLVTIGLASQGRYGEKPAQHSPGEITEATAPSTPQRNTPNHSNIEAVAPQPVWAPRFSIPQKSQQISPLDGELVPEEILSWEPPPQFSPGMLLGEAEQLHQQTQQPFAPAAPTWETVSPVPVWSENSGSAAPTVKSPGYNP; encoded by the coding sequence ATGAATTCACAGGAAAACGCTTGCTGCTCGCACGAAAAACTTTATGCCCTGGTCAGCGGGAAACTCGTGGCTCAGGAAGAACAAGTCATCGAGACGCACCTCGATGCCTGCACCGCTTGCCAGCGCAAGCTAGAACAAGCCGCCGCCGATGCCGACAGTTGGAGCGAGGCGAGCGCCTTTCTGCAAGACGATCCGTGGCGCAGCTCGTTCGTGGGCGATCCGCCTGATGCGACTTCCCCCAACGCGTTGCCGATTCAGCAAACGTTGGAACTACTCGGCCCGACTGACGACCCTGGCATGCTGGGGCGAATCGGCGTCTACGAGATTTCTGGCGTGATCGGCAGTGGCGGCATGGGGGTCGTGCTAAAAGGTGTCGACCGTTCGCTCGATCGCACGGTGGCCATCAAAGTGCTTTCGCCTCACTTGGCCAGCACGGCTGCGGCCCGTAAACGGTTCGAGCGCGAAGCGAAGGCGGCCGCCGCCGTGATTCATCCTAACGTCATCGCCATTCATGCCGTCTCGGTCGACTCTCCCCTCCCCTACCTCGTCATGCCGTACGTTCGCGGCGCGACGCTGCAAAAGCGGATCGATAACGAAGGTTCGCTCCCGTTAGTCGATGTGCTGCGGATTGGCCGGCAGATCGCCGAAGGACTGGCCGCCGCCCACGATCAAGGGCTCGTCCATCGCGACATCAAGCCCTCGAACATCTTGCTGGAAGATGGGATCGAGCGGGTCACGATCACCGACTTTGGCCTGGCCCGCGCGGTCGACGACGCCTCGATTACCCGCACCAACATCATCGCTGGCACGCCGCAGTTCATGTCACCGGAACAGGCCCGCGGCGAGTACGTCGATCATCGCAGCGACCTCTTCAGCCTCGGCAGCGTCTTATACACCGTGTGTGCCGGGCGGCCTCCTTTCCGGGCGGAAACCACCTTCGGCGTGCTACGTAAAATTACCGATCAGCCGCCGCGACCACTCCGCGAGATCAACCCTGAGGTTCCCCCGTGGCTGGCTTGTTTGATCGATCGCTTATTGCATAAGACATCGTCAGGCCGCTACGGTTCGGCCCATCATGTGGCGGAACTCTTGCAGCAATGCTTGGCCCACGCCACGACGCCGAACGCTCCGTTGCCGCGTGAACTGCGTTCGACCTGGCGACTTTCCCGCCGCGCGATTGGCGGCCTGGTCGCCACGGTGATGCTGGGGCTCGTGACCATTGGCCTCGCCTCGCAAGGTCGGTACGGCGAGAAACCTGCGCAGCATTCGCCCGGCGAAATCACCGAAGCCACGGCCCCGTCCACGCCGCAGAGGAACACCCCCAACCATTCCAACATAGAAGCTGTCGCCCCGCAGCCGGTGTGGGCACCCCGTTTCTCGATACCGCAGAAGTCGCAGCAAATCTCGCCGCTTGACGGGGAGTTGGTGCCGGAAGAAATCCTCTCGTGGGAGCCGCCACCGCAGTTCTCGCCGGGGATGCTGCTGGGCGAAGCGGAGCAACTTCATCAGCAAACCCAGCAACCATTCGCCCCGGCCGCGCCCACTTGGGAAACCGTGTCGCCGGTACCGGTCTGGTCTGAAAATTCGGGCTCGGCTGCCCCAACTGTCAAATCCCCCGGTTACAATCCTTAA